From one Candidatus Krumholzibacteriota bacterium genomic stretch:
- a CDS encoding V-type ATP synthase subunit A has product FRNEVSEDWRGMRTEAMTLLQKESDLNELVRLVGVDALSGQDRIVLETAKMIREDFLHQSAFDPDDAYTRLLKQYRMLGAIMEVYRASARALERGVPVRKLLDLPVREKIARMRLVKEDSLDEFDAILADIETEIAERSAEARSVETE; this is encoded by the coding sequence TCTTCCGCAACGAGGTCTCCGAAGACTGGCGGGGGATGCGGACGGAGGCGATGACGCTGCTGCAGAAGGAATCGGACCTCAACGAGCTCGTGCGGCTCGTCGGCGTCGACGCCCTCTCGGGACAGGACCGCATCGTCCTCGAGACGGCGAAGATGATCCGTGAGGATTTCCTCCACCAGTCGGCGTTCGATCCGGACGACGCCTACACGCGCCTCCTCAAGCAGTACCGGATGCTGGGCGCGATCATGGAGGTTTATCGCGCGAGCGCGCGGGCGCTGGAACGCGGCGTGCCGGTGCGCAAGCTCCTCGACCTCCCCGTGCGGGAGAAGATCGCCAGGATGCGCCTCGTCAAGGAGGACAGCCTCGACGAGTTCGACGCGATCCTCGCGGACATCGAGACCGAGATCGCCGAGCGGTCCGCCGAGGCGCGCTCGGTCGAGACGGAATGA